One window of Medicago truncatula cultivar Jemalong A17 chromosome 2, MtrunA17r5.0-ANR, whole genome shotgun sequence genomic DNA carries:
- the LOC25485988 gene encoding O-fucosyltransferase 8 isoform X2: protein MYDRLLNLASSALAEREFKQESSKLWTDPYKQASLWKPCAQRKVQTNPGKSKKSNGYILVSANGGLNQQRVAICNAVAVASVLNATLVIPKFLYSNVWKDPSQFGDIYQEEYFINILKDDISIVKELPPDIKSLDVEAIGSQITDAVLAKEATVADYIKIVLPLLLKNRVVHFLGYANRLGFDPMSSDIQRLRCKCNFHALKFVPKIQQAGSLLIQRIRKYRVSQSMLDTQLLGKFIHNKEDHKAAKGYTKYLALHLRFEIDMVAYSMCEFGGGESERKELQAYRERHFPLFLERLKNSTSISPMNLRKRGRCPLTPEEAALVLAGLGFKQETYIYLAGSRIYGGNSRMEAFNRLYPNVVTKENLLTATELAPFRNFSSQMAALDFIACASADVFSMTDSGSQLSSLVSGFRTYYGGGHAPTLRPNKTRLAAIFAENDTIGWNGFEVRVKKMILEGQNAGKRSYGRSIYRYPRCPECMCKQH, encoded by the exons ATGTATGATCGGCTTCTAAACTTGGCGTCCAGTGCTCTTGCAGAG AGAGAATTCAAGCAAGAGTCGTCCAAATTATGGACAGATCCATATAAGCAGGCATCTTTATGGAAACCTTGTGCACAAAGAAAAGTTCAAACCAATCCAG GGAAATCTAAGAAAAGTAATGGCTACATTTTAGTAAGTGCAAATGGTGGTCTTAATCAACAACGAGTTGCT ATTTGCAATGCTGTGGCTGTGGCATCTGTCCTGAATGCAACTCTTGTTATTCCAAAATTTCTCTACAGCAATGTATGGAAGGATCCAAG CCAATTTGGTGACATATATCAGGAAGAGTATTTCATAAATATCCTGAAGGACGATATCAGTATTGTGAAGGAACTCCCGCCTGATATAAAATCTCTGGATGTGGAAGCAATTGGTAGCCAG ATTACAGATGCAGTTCTTGCAAAGGAGGCCACAGTTGCTGACTATATCAAAATTGTACTTCCTcttcttttgaaaaatagagTTGTTCACTTCCTTGGATATGCAAATCGACTTGGTTTTGATCCTATGTCTTCTGATATTCAG AGGTTAAGATGCAAATGCAATTTCCATGCTTTGAAGTTTGTACCAAAAATTCAACAAGCTGGCTCTCTATTGATCCAAAGGATTAGAAAATATAGGGTTTCACAAAGCATGTTAGACACTCAATTGCTAGGGAAGTTCATCCACAACAAGGAAGATCATAAAGCTGCAAAAGGCTATACAAAATATCTTGCTTTGCACTTAAGATTTGAAATAGATATGGTGGCTTATTCCATGTGTGAGTTTGGAGGAGGTGAAAGTGAGAGAAAGGAACTTCAAGCCTACAGAGAAAGGCATTTCCCTCTCTTTCTGGAGCGCTTGAAGAATTCAAC CTCTATTTCTCCAATGAATTTGAGAAAAAGGGGAAGATGTCCATTGACACCAGAAGAAGCAGCACTTGTTCTAGCAGGTCTTGGTTTCAAACAAGAAACATACATTTACTTGGCTGGTTCTCGTATTTATGGAGGAAACTCAAGAATGGAGGCCTTCAATAGACTCTATCCCAATGTAGTCACAAAGGAAAACCTTCTTACCGCCACTGAACTTGCACCTTTCAGGAATTTTTCATCTCAG ATGGCTGCTTTGGATTTTATTGCATGTGCAAGTGCTGATGTATTTTCCATGACTGACTCGGGTAGCCAACTTTCATCATTGGTATCTGGATTCAGAACCTACTATGGTGGCGGTCATGCTCCTACCTTGCGGCCGAACAAAACAAGGCTAGCCGCAATTTTTGCTGAGAATGACACCATAGGATGGAATGGTTTCGAAGTAAGAGTAAAGAAGATGATTCTGGAAGGTCAGAATGCTGGCAAAAGGAGTTATGGAAGAAGCATATATAGATATCCTAGGTGTCCAGAATGCATGTGCAAACAACATTAG
- the LOC25485988 gene encoding O-fucosyltransferase 8 isoform X1: protein MSILVLDHIFAFITYKKKIYKINDSIMGKQGSPRRPTPECKGAARGMLGMNKDYKITSNDPPSWKRMTAVDCRWHSKTLLLHGLKNDSSKYNSIKGFYVGKKNIRTIVLMFGLLGCLFLLDSIFISFFEFENIQPSAAASNHSSELQDTDSYIIEKQSPVHMYDRLLNLASSALAEREFKQESSKLWTDPYKQASLWKPCAQRKVQTNPGKSKKSNGYILVSANGGLNQQRVAICNAVAVASVLNATLVIPKFLYSNVWKDPSQFGDIYQEEYFINILKDDISIVKELPPDIKSLDVEAIGSQITDAVLAKEATVADYIKIVLPLLLKNRVVHFLGYANRLGFDPMSSDIQRLRCKCNFHALKFVPKIQQAGSLLIQRIRKYRVSQSMLDTQLLGKFIHNKEDHKAAKGYTKYLALHLRFEIDMVAYSMCEFGGGESERKELQAYRERHFPLFLERLKNSTSISPMNLRKRGRCPLTPEEAALVLAGLGFKQETYIYLAGSRIYGGNSRMEAFNRLYPNVVTKENLLTATELAPFRNFSSQMAALDFIACASADVFSMTDSGSQLSSLVSGFRTYYGGGHAPTLRPNKTRLAAIFAENDTIGWNGFEVRVKKMILEGQNAGKRSYGRSIYRYPRCPECMCKQH from the exons ATGTCCATATTGGTCCTTGATCATATATTTGCATTCATcacatataagaaaaaaatttacaagatTAATGATAGTATAATGGGAAAACAAGGGTCTCCTAGAAGACCAACTCCTGAATGTAAGGGTGCTGCTAGAGGAATGTTAGGAATGAATAAAGATTACAAGATAACAAGCAATGATCCACCTTCATGGAAGAGGATGACAGCGGTTGATTGTCGTTGGCATTCGAAAACTTTGTTGCTACATGGTCTGAAAAATGATTCTTCAAAGTACAATTCTATTAAGGGATTCTATGTTGGAAAAAAGAACATTAGAACTATTGTTCTCATGTTTGGATTGTTGGGTTGTCTTTTCCTTCTTGATTctattttcatctcttttttCGAGTTTGAAAATATTCAACCAAGTGCAGCAGCCTCAAATCATTCAAGTGAGCTTCAG GATACAGATTCCTACATCATTGAGAAACAATCGCCTGTACATATGTATGATCGGCTTCTAAACTTGGCGTCCAGTGCTCTTGCAGAG AGAGAATTCAAGCAAGAGTCGTCCAAATTATGGACAGATCCATATAAGCAGGCATCTTTATGGAAACCTTGTGCACAAAGAAAAGTTCAAACCAATCCAG GGAAATCTAAGAAAAGTAATGGCTACATTTTAGTAAGTGCAAATGGTGGTCTTAATCAACAACGAGTTGCT ATTTGCAATGCTGTGGCTGTGGCATCTGTCCTGAATGCAACTCTTGTTATTCCAAAATTTCTCTACAGCAATGTATGGAAGGATCCAAG CCAATTTGGTGACATATATCAGGAAGAGTATTTCATAAATATCCTGAAGGACGATATCAGTATTGTGAAGGAACTCCCGCCTGATATAAAATCTCTGGATGTGGAAGCAATTGGTAGCCAG ATTACAGATGCAGTTCTTGCAAAGGAGGCCACAGTTGCTGACTATATCAAAATTGTACTTCCTcttcttttgaaaaatagagTTGTTCACTTCCTTGGATATGCAAATCGACTTGGTTTTGATCCTATGTCTTCTGATATTCAG AGGTTAAGATGCAAATGCAATTTCCATGCTTTGAAGTTTGTACCAAAAATTCAACAAGCTGGCTCTCTATTGATCCAAAGGATTAGAAAATATAGGGTTTCACAAAGCATGTTAGACACTCAATTGCTAGGGAAGTTCATCCACAACAAGGAAGATCATAAAGCTGCAAAAGGCTATACAAAATATCTTGCTTTGCACTTAAGATTTGAAATAGATATGGTGGCTTATTCCATGTGTGAGTTTGGAGGAGGTGAAAGTGAGAGAAAGGAACTTCAAGCCTACAGAGAAAGGCATTTCCCTCTCTTTCTGGAGCGCTTGAAGAATTCAAC CTCTATTTCTCCAATGAATTTGAGAAAAAGGGGAAGATGTCCATTGACACCAGAAGAAGCAGCACTTGTTCTAGCAGGTCTTGGTTTCAAACAAGAAACATACATTTACTTGGCTGGTTCTCGTATTTATGGAGGAAACTCAAGAATGGAGGCCTTCAATAGACTCTATCCCAATGTAGTCACAAAGGAAAACCTTCTTACCGCCACTGAACTTGCACCTTTCAGGAATTTTTCATCTCAG ATGGCTGCTTTGGATTTTATTGCATGTGCAAGTGCTGATGTATTTTCCATGACTGACTCGGGTAGCCAACTTTCATCATTGGTATCTGGATTCAGAACCTACTATGGTGGCGGTCATGCTCCTACCTTGCGGCCGAACAAAACAAGGCTAGCCGCAATTTTTGCTGAGAATGACACCATAGGATGGAATGGTTTCGAAGTAAGAGTAAAGAAGATGATTCTGGAAGGTCAGAATGCTGGCAAAAGGAGTTATGGAAGAAGCATATATAGATATCCTAGGTGTCCAGAATGCATGTGCAAACAACATTAG
- the LOC25485989 gene encoding shaggy-related protein kinase eta: protein MSEDKEMSTSVINGNDSLTGHIISTTIGGKNGEPKQTISYMAERVVGTGSFGIVFQAKCLETGEAVAIKKVLQDRRYKNRELQLMRVMDHPNVVTLKHCFFSTTSTDELFLNLVMEYVPESMYRVLKHYNNANQRIPIIYVKLYMYQIFRGLAYIHTVPGVCHRDLKPQNILVDPLSHQVKLCDFGSAKMLVKGEANISYICSRFYRAPELIFGATEYTTSIDIWSAGCVLAELLLGQPLFPGENAVDQLVHIIKVLGTPTREEVRCMNPNYNDFRFPQIKAHPWHKIFHKKMPPEAIDLASRLLQYSPSLRCTALEACAHPFFDELREPNARLPNGRPFPPLFNFKQELSGASPELVNKLIPDHIKRQIGLQFVQSVGS, encoded by the exons ATGTCTGAGGATAAG GAGATGTCTACTTCTGTTATCAATGGGAACGATTCCCTCACTGGTCACATTATATCTACAACAATTGGAGGCAAAAATGGAGAGCCAAAACAG ACTATTAGTTACATGGCAGAGCGTGTCGTAGGAACGGGATCATTTGGAATTGTTTTCCAG GCAAAATGCTTGGAAACTGGAGAGGCAGTAGCCATTAAGAAGGTTTTGCAAGACCGAAGATATAAGAACCGTGAACTACAATTGATGCGTGTGATGGACCATCCAAATGTGGTCACTTTGAAGCATTGTTTCTTTTCAACTACAAGTACGGATGAACTTTTTCTGAATTTGGTGATGGAATATGTTCCAGAATCCATGTATCGGGTCTTAAAGCACTACAACAATGCTAATCAGAGAATACCGATCATCTATGTAAAACTTTATATGTACCAG ATCTTCAGGGGGTTGGCTTATATCCACACTGTTCCCGGAGTTTGCCACAGGGATTTGAAACCTCAAAATATATTG GTTGATCCTCTCTCACATCAAGTTAAGCTATGTGATTTTGGAAGTGCAAAAATGCTG gTCAAGGGCGAAGCTAATATATCATACATATGTTCTCGTTTCTATCGAGCTCCAGAACTTATATTTGGTGCCACAGAGTATACTACTTCAATTGATATTTGGTCAGCTGGCTGTGTCCTTGCTGAACTGCTTTTGGGCCAG CCGTTATTCCCTGGTGAAAATGCAGTGGACCAGCTCGTACATATTATAAAGGTGCTTGGAACACCCACCCGGGAGGAAGTACGCTGCATGAATCCCAATTACAATGACTTCAGGTTTCCGCAAATAAAAGCACACCCATGGCACAAG ATCTTCCACAAAAAGATGCCTCCAGAAGCTATTGATCTTGCTTCCCGGCTTTTGCAGTACTCCCCAAGTCTTCGTTGCACTGCG CTTGAAGCTTGTGCACACCCTTTCTTTGATGAACTTCGAGAACCCAATGCTCGCCTGCCAAATGGCCGTCCTTTTCCCCCTCTTTTCAACTTCAAACAGGAA TTATCAGGGGCATCTCCAGAGCTTGTTAACAAGTTGATACCTGACCACATAAAGCGGCAAATAGGACTACAATTTGTCCAATCAGTCGGATCATGA